DNA sequence from the Rhizophagus irregularis chromosome 21, complete sequence genome:
AGGACGTACTGATACCTTACCCGAAGGAGATACCAAATTGTCCAACTTATCATGGTTCTAGACAGCAAACATACTTAATTAACATTCTGTTTAATTAAACGGACCTTTACTGACATTGTTAGATGAGAAAATGCTCTTAATCTAAAGTAGGAACAATAATATGCTTCTGATTTTTCATCAAAGTCAAATTGATCGGATATTTATAAGAATCCGTATATAGTAACTACTGCACATCTTTTTCACTGATTGAAtcagaaaaatctttttctaataGTTCAGTTTAACTACGCATACCCTTTTACTATGTTTTATGTCAAAttctgaaatttctttttcatatatgCAACCGTATTCATCAAAACTCCAAGTATTAGTACTTGATACTTTTCatgtttttgaaattttaatttttcttcatttttgaTCAATCTCATTCCTTCTTTTGTAAAGCTTCCTAATTATAGATTTTCGTCATGATCTACAAATTAATCAGCTGATATCTTAATCACTTGACTTAATATTCTTCTACTTTACTGCGTAGTGCGTACTACGCCTATCACGTGACTTTCCTTCACAACTAGGTTAAAGTCTCTCCcatttaaaatgtattatataatttttccataacggcctttttaaagtaaaaataaaataaaataaataaatcgtgacaaaggattgatttatttttggcGAGAGTTTCTCCTAAGGTATTACTTCTAtcaataattgaatattaattaaaactcAGGCGTACCATGAGCATACTCTTggtaacttttaataattaatattcaatcCATCAAACGTTGAGGGGAAATTGTGaaaattacaaacatatttataaataagtatgTTACACTATGCTAATCACTTATTTCCTACAGCTTATAGTGTAATACCGTGATAAGTCACGTTGCCACCTTagatattaacaaaataagtcttataaataaatgcttggtttaataatattaaataacgattaaatatttatcctaAAATTTCAGAATGCGATAATTTCCCATATTAGAACCCTTAAAATAATaccattaaattaattaatgtggctctttttcatcataagaaaaaggCAAAAAGAATCGAAATTATCTATTCTAAAGGTAAatggtaatattaattattttcaaaattcgTAACTTCATTTTTGGGGAGATCAGATTGATCTGTTATTTATAAGAATCTGTATATAGTAACTACAGATTATCATTGCACATCTTTTTCAccaattgatttattttctaatagtTCAGTTTAACTACGCATACCCTTTTACTATGTTTTATGTcaaattctgaaattttcttttcatataTGCATCAAAACTCCAAGTATTAGTACTTGATACTTTTCatgtttttgaaattttaatttttcttcatttttgaTCTACAATCTCATTTCTTCTTTTGTAAAGTTTTCTAATTATAGATTTTCGTCATGATCTACAAATTAATCAGCTGATATCTTAATCACTTGACTTAATATTCTTCTACTTTACTGCGTAGTGCGTACTACGCCTATCACGTGACTTTCCTTCACAACTAGGTTAAAGTCTCTCCcatttaaaatgtattatataatttttccataacggcctttttaaagtaaaaataaaataaaataaataaatcgtgacaaaggattgatttatttttggcGAGAGTTTCTCCTAAGGTATTACTTCTAtcaataattgaatattaattaaaactcAGGCGCACCATGAGCATACTCTTggtaacttttaataattaatattcaatcCATCAAACGTTGAGGGGAAATTGTGaaaattacaaacatatttataaataagtatgTTACACTATGCTAATCACTTATTTCCTACGaccattttcttttatagtgTAATACCTAAACCCGTGATAAGTCACGTTGCCACCTtagatattgataaaataagtCTATGAttggtttaataatattaaataacgattaaatatttatcctaAAATTTCAGAATGCGATAGTTTCCCCATATTAAAACCCTTTAAATAATaccattaaattaattaatgtggctctttttcatcataagaaaaaggCAAAAAGAATCGAAATTATCTATTCTAAAGGTAAatggtaattattaattattttcaaaattcgTAACTTCATTTTTGGGGGGAGATCAAATTGATCTGTTATTTATAAGGATCTGTATTTAGTAACTTTTAAGGTATCCAATCAAAACGATCATTTCATTCATAATTATCTAAAATCACAAATTAATCATATCCTTTATGATCTACAAATTAACCACCTATCTTATATTACGGCATTACAATAGGTAATTTCCAAGTTATCTAATATTCCATGGCTTTcttctattttaataatacttaattTGAGTAAAGTTACATATAACATGTGACTTTGTATTATTTAGATCATTTCGCGattaaattgtaaacttaaatatattttaataaaaaattttaaatatataattataaatttctcaGAATTCCTGATACAATAATGTACagtatatgtaaatttacagtctaatataaaattacttaagTTTATgctttaaatgtaaatttatatctaatttataattttaaatattatagtaaaaaaaaatacattgataaataaataccaCATTTCTAGAttattttttgtcattttatCAAAGATTTCAtagcattaatttttttatgacatttctttaagaaaacaaaaaatcaatgtcatttgataaataaaactaTACGACAAAAAGATTCTctaattattgtttattattagttattatcattattactatttaaggtaattttattactattaggTTGTATATAgagaaatttttcaataatttggTGGATAAAGTCTGTTAATTTTCTTCACAGAAAATGTTTAGAGCAAATtgttatcaaataaaagaagaattcCTTTGAGAGATAAttaaatattggaaaaaagtgaataatagtctgaatatttatttacatgatgtttttaattcattattcattaaatagtgagaataataattttggttgtaaataattttatttaacccTCTCTGGGATTCATGCGGTTCTCTGCAAgaaagtaattaattttaagtaaatttatataatcgaAACCGGATTTCCTACAATAGGAGGCTGTTGTTCGTATCCTTCTTACCCCTATTCCGACCGCTCCTGTATTAAACCAtgtaataaactatttttgtgctatatttgtttaatacaatataatatttaaatacaatacagattaaattgatatataatgaaaatataccattaaaaaaagagacttttaatataaagttgatcagaataaaaaaattatccttgTCAGATATATAATTACGAACATATTAGTTTGAgtatgtaaattaaatacaaagTTTGATGGAAGTCGCATCATGAACTGATCGATATACTACtttataagataaaaaattaattaataaaaatttcacattACTATAAGGGAGTAAATAAATCTGTTGTTTACCTTATACTAAAAACTAACTCcaatcatattaaaatatacaaagaatattacaatataatatatacacgtatataaaatgtaattaattaatataaatcagTTTCAGTAAAGTCCACACTAAATCCTTGATCATGTAATAGTTTATTCTTAAGTTTTTCACGTTTTTGTCTTGCTTCCATTTCCTCTCGTTGTGCCAATAGAATTTCTTCAACTGGTACCTGTCGAAGCGGTAATTCATCCTCCTTATCAAgatcctaaatttttttaaaaattgtaattttagagtaagtttaaaaaaggtaaatttagttattcataaatttcattCGATAAAAAAAACCCCTTACAATTTCACCTAATAGAACCACATTTTCGCCtctaattatgaaaattccacGCGGTATATCTCCATACGCGTCACCAACATATATGCGCTCTATCGTATCTTGTAAAACTAAATTTgctacaaaatataaaaaaaaataaaatttaaaaaatatttttcaataaaaaaaaaatttattttataatacatattataaCAAACAAGAATCTTTATTACCAAATTGATCAAAAGACCTTAATACACCAATAAGTTTGCGACCATCTCGAAGCACTACTAacaattttcctttttttttaaaaaaaaatatgtgtatatgtatatatatatataattttacaaacttaatataatttattttatataatttatattaaaaccacgttttttttaaaaaaaaaacttactatCAACACTATCTACTAAACTTGCAGAAGTTGTAAAAATCTGTCCTGGAATAAAATTAtccattatattttttttaaaaaaaaatgaagatcGACAACCCCGCAATTTATTTAGTAGATTTCATTTTCACGTGATCATATGTCACCTTGTGTCaattatatttagttaattcaaaatttataaataaccaagtattcataaataatacagtatatatatttattaattttcaatatcaaattaaaattaatttattgtaaattaatgaaataaaaatttgacttcttttatcaattattttcatctatttacataaatacaataaaaagttaattatgaatttaattaaaaaattttaaaaacaatattaatgtaaataCCTTCAAAATCAATTCTTAGATTGATTAAATTGGATTCTGGAAGatctataaaatctaaaattctacttgtataaattgCTTGAGGATGTGTAGTATATGAGAGTGTATTAGTATTTGATAAAAGTGCTGTTAATGATggtaaatctttattaatttcatctgCTTCTTCAGCTTGTTTACAGATCTCAGTATTTCCTCGTCAATAATTTCTCCCTTATAAGCAAGTAAAATCTCCAGTTCATTTGCATTAGGTCGTTTTAGAGGGTCATTATCCCAGCATCGGTgaattatgtttaaaattaattgaggaattttataattggaCTTTGGTCTTAATCcttgacaaattttaatagCTAAGGTTCTGTCATGAGCAATATCATGATAAGGGGGTAACCCTATAGTCTATACAGACTTCAATATGCAATGATtccaaatccataaatatcatttgcttgagtatattcttttcctcTTAAAACCTCGGGAGCTACATAAAGTAAAACTCCATACGTATCGTTGTTTTGAGCATTCATTGGTCGACATAATCCCAAATCagtaatagaaataatttgattaccaacatttatcatatttccagaatgaaaatcacgatgaattAATCCTCGTTCATGGACTTTACCAAGACCATATATCATATATCCATAGCATCCAACTTATTCATCCAACTCAGTGAACCAAAATCCTTATCTAGATACTGCCTTAAACTACCATTTATCCCACGTTCcattatcatcataaattcATTTGTTTCTGGATTTTTAGTAAAACCATAGCAACGAATCACTCCCCAACGTCCACGTTCATTCAACATGTGATTCAgcctgaaaaaaattttacattaattcaGTGCTTAAAatgctaatttaattaaaaattggagAAAATGATatcttacttcttttaaaagtTCGGCTATATTATCCTGTGAGTTatgtatacattttaaaaCAACACGTCTTCCATATCGTTCCCAACAATTGTTATCAAAATTCCAAGCTGCCATTTCATCTGCTGTAGGTCGTTTTAGAGAGTCACCATCccaatattgataaattatatctaaaattaatcgaggaattttataattagactTTGGTCTTAATCcttgacaaattttaatagCTAAGGTTCTGTCATGAGCAATATCATGATAGGGGGTAATCCCGTACAGATTTCATATGCAATGATtccaaatctataaatatcacttgcttgagtatattcttttcctcTTAAACTTCAGGAGCTACATAAGGTAAAACTCCATACACATCGTTATTTTGAGCATCCAATGGTCGACATAATCCCAAATCAGTAACAGAAACCTTTGCATTggcaatatttattatatttccagaatgaaaatcatgatgaattaATCCTCGTTTATGGATGCTGCAAAGACCCCCATGACATCCATTTCAACATATCAAGAATCAATTCAGTGAACTAAAATTCTCATCTAGAGACTGTCTTAAACTACCATTCATCCCTTGTTCCATTATCATCATATATTCATTTGTTTCTGGATTTTTAGCAATACCATAGCAGCGAATCACTCCGACACTTCCACATTCATTCGCAATAACATGTGATTCAACCTGAAAAATAAATCACGTTAATTCAGTGCTTAAAATgctaattcaattaaaaaatcggagaaaaaagatattttactTCTCTTAAAAATTCGGCTATATTATCTTGTGagttgtatatatattttaaaacaacaCGTTGACTTCGATCTCTTTTCCAACGATTGCTATCAAAATTCCAAGTGTGTATTCTTCATTGTCTCCAAATTGCTTTATAGACGGTTCCAAAACCTCCCTTAGctaaatattcaacattttcgAGGTCATTCATCTTTAATGTTAGcctttatttgtatattttgaataaattttatcaattgcGGGATTTCAactagtccaattttcaaaatcttcTTGAAATCGTTTATAATAACATGGCCGACACCAATCAGCAGCACTTTTAGGTTGTTTACATCCTTTACATAacctaaattttatataacgttcttttatttctttatttaatattagtttatCCACTAACAAGTCTTGTTCTTCGGTTAACCAGGagaaatcttttatttgttcataTACATCATCGCTAATCCTATATTCTTCCATTTCgtgtttaaaaaaacaattttattcgAGTTATATCAGTTATATCATTTGTACGTTTCACAAGTATATATTTGGAATTTATCACCAGgtttttttgtaaatgaaattttttttcttttcaggTTTCACAATTCATACTTAAATTTCCTATTAAACATAAAAGGTAATtcttatacaaaaataattttaacaatcttgtattttttttttatttttaaaaaaatttaaaaaaagaaatgcgAACTTTTTTTGGtgcaatagaaaaaaaataaaggggaggaaagataaaaaaaaaaatcaatcaataataaaaaattactaactGTATGCAGGGGGATTGTTCGAAAGGgggtttaaaataaaaaaattactctttttattcttcaattacttttaaaaaaaaaaaattcgaaatttattttttgttttttttttaaaggataaAAGGAACCAGTGATAATTAAACCAATTCACCAATTGTAAATACGAATATTAACCCATTAACCTATAAAGTGAACTACCCTATAGTACAAGTATTATAAGTgcagttaaaaattaaaaaatttttaaaatttcataattaaattgaaattgatgAACCACCAGTACTTGGTACAGCCGTTGctgaattattgttattattattggatgTAATTGATGCGACAGTAGCAGCGGCATAAGTGAT
Encoded proteins:
- a CDS encoding SM-like degradation of cytoplasmic mRNAs and positively regulates transcription initiation, translated to MDNFIPGQIFTTSASLVDSVDRKLLVVLRDGRKLIGVLRSFDQFANLVLQDTIERIYVGDAYGDIPRGIFIIRGENVVLLGEIDLDKEDELPLRQVPVEEILLAQREEMEARQKREKLKNKLLHDQGFIFSISISISS